Within Equus quagga isolate Etosha38 unplaced genomic scaffold, UCLA_HA_Equagga_1.0 HiC_scaffold_9620_RagTag, whole genome shotgun sequence, the genomic segment AAAGAAGGAGCCAGTTGTGTCAAGAGCTGGGAAGAGAgtactccaggcagagggcacgcAACACTCCAAGAGCCTCAGGTGGGGGTGGACTTGGCATGTTTGAGAAGGAAGTGGGGACTTGTGGCTGGAGCTTCAGGATCGAGGAGAAGAGTGGTGTGAGAggtgagaggagggcagaggccaccTTATGCTGGGCCTTTCAGGCTGCAAAGAGGAGTTCGGCTTTTATTTTGCGTGCAGTGGGAGCCACTGAAGAGTGTTAACAGAGATGGGCATGatcatatgttttaaaaagatctgcTAGATTCTGTGTAGAGAGAGAATGGGTTAGAGGGTCCAGCAGCAGAGAAGATGCGGATAAGAGCCAATGACAGAAGTCCAGTCCAGACAGAGGATGGTGTCTTGGACCAGGCTGGAGggtgtggagagggagagaagaggactgATGCAAGGGATCTTTTGAAGGTAGAACTGGCTGGACTTGGTGATGCATTGGATTAGGGGGGAGAGAAAATGGCAGTAGTGCTGAGATCACAGGAGCTCTCTCATGTGAAAGCTGATGCTCTCATTTCCAACACATGTACACCACTTTAGCCCTTCTGGTATGTCAGGGTCTATGCAAAGAGCTTTCATGTAAATGATTTTAATCACTTGAGACCAAGTGATTGAGACcaaattctattcatttttattttattacagtgGCTCTGAGAATATTTCTCTTATGCTTCCTTATGTCTCATAGCACTTTTTAATGCCACTCTTAGGGGTTGTAGGTCCAGCTTAGGCAGGAATTTGTACTGACAGATGATAGAGTCTGTTCTCAGGGGGATTCTGGGAAAGACTTGAGAGTGCTCATCGAGGAGACGACCCCTTTAGGAGGAGCCGGAGAGTCACTGAGATCGCACCTGATCCAGGGGCTTCATCCAGAGGAATGGGCTTTGGAGGGGTCACGGAGCTCATTCCAAAGACCACGGGAGCAGTTAGGAGGTAAGCAGaggcctctgccctcacctgAGGAAATGCAGGTCTGAGCTTGAGTCTGCCCCTGGGCTGCAGATGAAATGCCTTTGAAATACATCCAAAAGACAAGATTTCAAATTTCGGTTGATGGTAACAGCACTTGAAATAATCTTAGAGATCATTTATGTGTTAGCCTAATcctcttttatttcagtttaattcTATTCCTTCTGAATCAGGCGTATTAAAGGGAGCATGTTTACCTTCACCTTCTGCAtagcagttcttttttttctttttggaggaagattagccctgagctaacatctgctgccaatcctcctctttttgctgaggaagactggccctgagctaacatccatgccatcttcctctactttatatgtgggacgcctgccacaacatggcctgacaagcggtgcatagctctgcacccaggatacgaacGATGAACCCCGCGCTgcggaagcggaacatgcgaacttagccgctgtgccaccaggccagccccagcagttcTTCGTTATACCTAAAGACTTTAAACCCCCTTTCCTATCTAGCTTAATTTCCTCCAGAATagatttctcttattatttttgctgttcttCCAAAGCTGTAGTTGTTATTTTTACtggtcttaatttttttagaaaaattttaattaaaatttttttaaattgaggtgaaattcacataatataaaattagccatttttctttttttttttttgcgggaagattagccctgagctaacatctgctgccaatcttcctctttttgctgaggaagactggccctcagctaacgtctgtgcccatcttcctctactttatatatgggacacctgccacagcatggcttgccaagcggtggcgTGTCCgcactgggatccaaaccagcaaaccccaggccaccatttcggaatgtgtgcacttaaccgctgtgccaccgggctggccccatttccTTTTGATCTTTGGGAACATCTGTGCTCTGTGGTGTGTGACTTCTGTGGCGTTAGGGTCTGTGAGTAAAGGAGGGCGGGACTCACTGTGTGGCGcgtgctgctccctctgctcgtGGGCTGCCAAGATCCCAAGTGTTGTAACCTCCCCGGGGGTCACAGAACTCTGAGTGTCCTCTGAAGCTCATCAAAATGAACCATTTCCTTTGTAGAACTCTTGAAGATTGGTGATCTGGGAAAGAATATGTTATCTTGGTCTGAGGAAAATTAAAAGGGTTGAGTTACTGTCATATTTGGAAGAGTACTATGTTTATCTCTGGGTGGTGGGGATCTAAGAGATTCCTTcccattttctattaaaaatttgtttttctgtaatgTGCACATATTtctttagaatgaaaaaaaacctttcttcttttttttttaaggctcttATGCCAAGAATCTTGTTAAAGGAGCATCACAGCACATGGAGAGGCCATTGGGTATGCTGGTGATCCTCAATCTTGAGTGTGCCACAGACTCATTTTGGGGGTGTGTTCAaaattctcaggcctcacccccCAGCACTTCTGGTCCGAGTAGATCTGAGGTGAGGCCCGAGAATATGCATCTCTGAAGGGTTCCCAGATGCTGCTCATGCTGCTGGCCCGGGGACTGCATTCAGAACCTCTTCTCTGTGGCTGTTGTGTGGAAGCTGCCCTCTAACAGTGGCTCTTTCTCCCTCAACCTGGCTTACTCTGCAGGCTCCCAGGAACCATCCCCAGAAGAGGGGTCTTCGAGACCAGGAGacaggtgctctgctttggatAGGAGGGGACCAGGTGAGCTGTGGCAGACaccttttttctcttgaagttCCCATTTCACCTTGTACTCACTCTCACCCTAAAACTCCTTCTTTTCTGGAGATGTTAGAAAGGGTTTTAGGTGGTCCGTTGagcttttcttgtcttgttttcttattctgtCTACTCTGCCATCATCACATGGCTCGTTGCTCGCCCCGATCCTTCCCTCAGAGGCCTGACCTCCGTCTGCCTTACTATGCCCCTGATCTCATGACTGCGGTCCTGTCTCTGCCCCACCTCAGGCTAGCGTGGTGCTTTTTTATCGGTAGCAGCAGACCCCTGTGTTGTTACAGGGACCACTCCTGTGTGAGGACAGCCCTGTATTGTGTGTCAGGAAGGACAGAGGCACTGTGGCCCTGCACAGAGGGCCTTCTACGGGGGTATTACATGGAAGAATGACAGAAACGTCTCGCTGGGTAAGGATCTGCATTCCCTTTAGGTCCAGAATGGATGTGTTCAGTTGTTCAGAGAAGACTGAAAGAacctgagaaggaaggagacacaCAGACAGTAGGGAGCCTGTTaggtagaaggaaagaaggaagaaacaggaaaatatagaaagtaaacaagagacacagagataggaagacacagacagagactgtgacagagacagagagacaaagagagaaactgaaaaaaaaggaaagcaagagaggGCTCATGACAGGGATGGATAGCATGTGTGACAAGGAGCAAGAACAAGGGAGGGGACATGAGACTCAAAGCAGTGGGGACAGAGAGTGTGGGGAGGTcaaggaaaagggggaggggagacagagagacagcaagagaaacAGCACAGGAGACAGACAGTAGTCTTAGACTGTGGGAGAAACAGATGAGAGATGAATGAACGTGTGCTCACACACAGAGCTGTGCTATGTCCTGAGCGGCAGAGGAGAGTAAAAACCAGAACAACCTGGCTGTGACAGTCTGCTTCTGTGCCCAGGCCCTTCAGGAGGCACCAAGAGCCCTTTTGCAGGGTCTCAGGACTGATCTCTTGCCTTCCTCAAATCAGTTCTGTCCCACATGGGCTGTTCCTCCTCAGAGCAGCCTCCCTGACCATCAGATTCAGAGACAGCTGCTCTGCAGCTGGCTTGGGCTTTGATGTCTCCTCCCTGCTTCTTCACATGTAGGGTTTCCCATTCATGGTCTGAATATCATCTCGGGGCTGGATCAAATAGAACACTGGggacccccctccccaccatggCTGCAGAGCAAGGAAAAGTTGTAAGAGTTCCACAAGTGAGACTGGAGTGGAAGCCCATGAAACACCAgcaaagggggaagaaaaaatcAAGGTGACACGAAAACACCTGGCCTTGGTGGACCGGAAAGTGGCAGGTgcgccctgggctgctgagaaagCCAGGACTTTCCTGTCTGTTCTGAGTGAGCCTTGGTTTTATGAGAAACTCCAGGTACACCAGCAAAGCAGCCAGCTATGTGGGGAACACTGAGTTCTTGTGTATAAGGCTTCTACCAGACTCAGGAGCACTGTTGAACCAAGTTCAGAAGCCTCCAGGCCAGTTACTGTCGAGGCTTACAGGGCTCCTCCAGTTCCCCTAGGAGTTTGGCACATGGGGCTGTTGAGACCAAAGGGCCAAGTCAAGGcccatggagatggaaaaacGTGGGGTATGGGAACACACTGGAGGGCTCAGATAGTACCCATCCAACAGCAAGCAGCCACTCCAGGAAGGTGGGAGGCCTCACACTTACTCCTGCTCCAGAGCCACCTGGGTGAGGACTGCTCTACACGTCTCCCCTGGTACTGATCACCTATAAGCAAACCATTCCCCAGCAAGGGgccttctcttccagctctgaatTGAAGATGGTTCCTGTTCCTCACTGTAGGGGATATGCTGAGATAAAGGCTATAGTGGATTCCAGTGTGAAGCCACTCATTTGGCCATGTGCAGGTTACATGGAGGGAAAAGTAGTACCTAAACCTTTATGTTGTCTGGGTAACTCAGggaattttcttttgagttttgaaatttgaaaaccaAAACCAGGTGTGTTTCTGTCACCAAAGTAGTGAATTATCTGGGTAGGTGCTATACCCAGATTTTTTACTGgaacataaaagaatgaagatgatgTTAGCCTGAGGAATGAGTACTATGTTCTCTATGGAAGATGGGTGATGTCCTGGCAGGTGCCACTGTGTGCATTCAGAAGGCTGTCATTTTAGTCTAGGAATCAGGTTCCATTGCAGCTGTCGGGCTAATGGAGCAGAGTAAGAGTCATCAAAAAGAGTGCAGGGGCAGAGGGTGAGTTGCATTTTTTGTTGGAGTTGTCAGAGTAGTCCTCATTGAGAGAATGACATtggaacaaagacttgaaggaggaaCAGGAACGAGCCATGTGGCTCTCTGGGTGAAGAGTATAacgcagagggaacagccagtggaAAAGCTCTGAGGCTGGAGCAAGTCtgggcaaggaggccagtgtgactaGAGCAGATTGAGAGCACGAGAACAATAAACAAGATCAGAGTCACATCACTTAGGGGAGTGCTATTGAAAGTGACATGAACTGAAATGGAGAGCAAGCATTTAGAAACTTAGAGCAATTTGACATTGCTGCACTATCCAACTGcatgtttattgtatttttaaagacaatcaAAAAACCTGGTTCTTTACAGATAATTTGAGAAGTACTATATTGGGCATTCTGGCCCTAGATATAGAACTTTGTAATTACTTTTACTTTATGAGCGAAATGGGGTGGTTTGAAAggtttctgagcagaggagtaatAGTTTCAAAACGATCCATTTGAGTATTTCAATTAATTTGGCCCTTAACTCTACCTAAACGTTTGTTTGTGTCTCCTTCTTGTTACAGAGACTTATATTGGACTGTGCCTCATTGAAGGCAGGATCCATGTCCTATTGatatttgcatttctcagaaagtggCATGGTAGACACTCATACATGTTAGTTGAATTGAATGAAGGATAGGGGCCCACTTTGACTTCTGGGTCAAGAATAGAATGTAGGAGGTCAAGAGTGGAACCAAGAAGACCGTGTAGCAGGCCATACAGTAATCCAGGCTTGAGATGATGGCTTAGAGCAGAGTGGATGAGAGGGGGTAATGAGAAGGGGCTGTGTGCCCTTGAGAGCATCATGACCGGATGTTATCAGAACGTCCTTGTTGGGACAGCTCTAGACAAATGAGCCCTCAGTGACTGGCCCAGATGGGCACCCCTTTGAGGAATGTGTGGTGTGTTCTGAAACAACAGCCAGCCTGTTTGCAGTTTCCAGACGTTTACTCCTTACTCTCACCTTGTCCTAGTTAAGTGCTGTAAGTTAGTTCCTTGTATCTACATAGATGACAGGAGAGATAAACAGTCAGGGATGGGTCAGATCAGGAGGGACTTGGGCATCACAGGTGGCAGTAGGCAGAAGTATCCTATAACTAGTTCTTCTCTCCTCTAACTCTTTGCTTCCCTCCAAGTCTCCCATGTTCACCATGTCCTCTTGTGCAGCCACAGGCCCTCAGGGATCCCCACAACTGTGGAGCCACGTGAGCACGACCCTTGTGAGTCATATCTCAGGGGAAATGAGTGGGATTCAGgataaagggaaataaacagGGCAGCTTTAGAAAATACTCTGCAACTCTTTCTCAGCTGAAGAAGATTTCTTTTCTAGTATACTGATagcttttgttttaggaaaaagcCCACGGTGAGACATGAATGAGAGTAGCCAGTTGTGGCATAGTTTGACAAACTAGGATTTAAGTTCTTGGGCTACTAAAACCGTGCATTGTGGTATCTGGTCCTCTTTAATCTGATCACTGTGTTTCTTGTTCCCTGGCAGCAGGTGTGCACTGGGGCTATGAAGAGACCATGACAGTCCTGGCCATTCTCAGTAATTGTCACTTTTATGAAAAACTCCAGGCTCGTCACCAGAACATCCAGATCTATAGGGCCATGGCAGCACAACTGCAGGAGCAGGGCTTTCTGCGGACCCCAGAGCAGTGTCTCACCAAGTTCAAAAACCTACAGTCATGTTACTTCAAAGTGAGGAGAGGCCACATGCCTGAGCCTTGTATCTTTCATGAGGAAATGGATGTCCTTTCAAGCTCCTGGGCCTCTGTAGCAACTGTTACAAGGCCAAGAGGGAAGTGATACGGATGCTGGAGAGTTGAGTCAGCAGAACAAGGAGCCCACAGAGGTTGGAGAAGTTACCACTGTGGATGGTGCTGCTGGGGATGAAAAGCACTTCAGGGATCCTGGCCAGGAAGTTAGCAGACTTGACCTGTCACTCCTGTTACCCAACAGACTTGGTAAGATTCTTGGCTCTGGCAGTCAAAGGATGGAAAGTCCACTTAGAGACCATTAGCCTGGCAATGAAGAGAGAGCCATTTCTGCTTCTGGACTTGCCATCATCTTTCTGTTGAGCTTATACAGACCAGGGAGTCTTGGTTTTCATGGTGTTTAAAGATTGTTTCTCTTGCACTTTGGACTCCAATTTTGCATTTGCCAGACTGTTCCACAGAGTCCATGTCACTTTTTCCCATGGAGTTCCAATTACCTTGCTTCCTTAGATTGTCAGTTAGTCCTCCAGCCCagactctctctcctttcctctttctccagcacTGATCCTCCTTTCATAACCCAAGTCCACACTTGCTAGCTACTCACCAACTTGCTCTCTTCATGTTTGAGGTGGTCACCGAGGGtggccttttgtttttctgttcacaGAAGCTAGGCCATTCAAGAATTCAGAATACACGTAAAGACAGACTGACTGGTGATGCAGAACTTgactctttgcctcagttttgtcattgtgttagatcatccaaaaagaaatagaataggaGAATAGTTGGTGGAGTTTAGGGTATATTTACCTGTGACCACAAATTTCGACCTTAAACATACTACAATTGGAGAGAGAAACATAGGCTTTTAATTAGCAGAAGACTGAATCACGTGAAGAATTCCAGTTAGGTGTTTCTTCTTTATGTAGTTTAATTGTTAATTCttttctcattccattttttttctttctctccagtctattgtatttctcttcttccagattTTGGGGTCAAGAATGGgattaaaaatgagaatgtgaAATGGGATGATTCAGAGGAAGCAGAAATGAACAAGGCCCAGTGGAGAAAGTCTAGTGAAACTTTTTGGTACTCTGAGCTAACAAGAGGCTCTAAGGATGAGCCAATGTCAGGCAGGCAACATAGATGTTCTCCAGGTGAGAGTGAGGAGAAACCCCCATCCCAGGAGAGGATGAGTCACCAGAGACTTCATACTGGGAGGAAGGCCTGTGGATACCTCCTGTGTGGGAGGAAGTGCTCTCAGAGTTCTCCCTCACCATCAGCCGGCTCCAGAACTGGAAGAAGCTTCTTGTA encodes:
- the LOC124232652 gene encoding LOW QUALITY PROTEIN: zinc finger and SCAN domain-containing protein 32-like (The sequence of the model RefSeq protein was modified relative to this genomic sequence to represent the inferred CDS: inserted 2 bases in 1 codon) — its product is MFEKEVGTCGWSFRIEEKSGVRGSQEPSPEEGSSRPGDRCSALDRRGPAGVHWGYEETMTVLAILSNCHFYEKLQARHQNIQIYRAMAAQLQEQGFLRTPEQCLTKFKNLQSCYFKVRRGHMPEPCIFHEEMDVLSSSWASVXQLLQGQEGSDTDAGELSQQNKEPTEVGEVTTVDGAAGDEKHFRDPGQEVSRLDLSLLLPNRLDFGVKNGIKNENVKWDDSEEAEMNKAQWRKSSETFWYSELTRGSKDEPMSGRQHRCSPGESEEKPPSQERMSHQRLHTGRKACGYLLCGRKCSQSSPSPSAGSRTGRSFLYCYKCGKSFSQGSYLVCHQRIHTGEKPHKCSECGKGFSEHSTLSTHLRTHTGERLYQCGECGKSFSQSSSLIVHQRTHTGEKPDQCPVSGKRFNNSSRFSSHHPVHPGESPYDCEQCGKSFNNSSHFRARQKTHTGEKTYRCCQCAKSFTKNSALIRHQGVHK